One window of Paenibacillus sp. FSL K6-3182 genomic DNA carries:
- the rnc gene encoding ribonuclease III has translation MKRDSFYELQQRLQLSFKRTKLLRQAFTHTSYVNEHKRGSAQDNERLEFLGDAVLQLLVSEYLFATYPQRPEGELTRMRASIVCEPSLAQFAERLELGSHVLLGRGEEQLGGRQRQALLADLFESFVGAIFLDAGIEETRAFLNEHMFPFVESNDYGLLVKDSKSKLQERSQHHGLGAVEYRIIEERGPAHDREFVVEVYLGEERFGVGSGRTKKEAEQRAAAEAWRTLSQEQG, from the coding sequence ATGAAGCGTGATTCCTTCTATGAGCTGCAGCAGCGGCTGCAGCTCAGTTTTAAGCGGACAAAGCTGCTGAGGCAAGCTTTCACTCATACTTCTTATGTAAATGAACACAAGCGCGGGTCAGCTCAGGATAATGAGCGTTTGGAATTTTTGGGAGATGCGGTGCTTCAATTACTCGTTTCTGAGTATTTGTTCGCAACGTATCCGCAGCGGCCTGAGGGCGAGCTTACGAGAATGCGTGCATCCATCGTCTGTGAGCCATCTTTAGCCCAATTTGCTGAACGCTTGGAGCTCGGTTCGCATGTGCTTCTCGGACGCGGTGAAGAGCAGCTAGGCGGTCGGCAAAGGCAAGCATTGCTAGCTGATTTGTTCGAGTCGTTTGTCGGTGCCATTTTCCTTGACGCAGGAATTGAGGAAACGAGAGCTTTTCTTAATGAGCATATGTTTCCTTTTGTTGAGTCAAACGACTATGGTCTTCTTGTTAAAGACTCCAAGTCGAAGCTGCAGGAACGATCGCAGCATCATGGGCTTGGCGCGGTGGAATACCGAATCATTGAAGAACGTGGACCTGCGCATGACCGTGAATTTGTCGTTGAAGTATATCTCGGTGAAGAGCGTTTTGGCGTCGGCAGCGGGAGGACGAAGAAGGAAGCGGAGCAGCGTGCTGCAGCTGAAGCATGGCGCACGCTATCGCAGGAACAAGGCTAA
- the fabD gene encoding ACP S-malonyltransferase: protein MSKIAFVFPGQGAQAVGMGKDAYDAFDRSRAIFEQADEALGFSLSQIIFEGPEDTLKQTANTQPALLTVSVSLLEALEGRGLKPDFVAGHSLGEYSALVAAGVLSFEDAVRTVRARGQFMEQAVPSGQGAMAAVLGAERDTLAALCAAITAEGSAVELANVNCPGQIVVSGTAAGVDAVVQRGKEEAGAKRVIPLEVSGPFHSSLMKPAAVNLQATLADIAMKDANVPIVANVTANAVTSADEIRGLLVEQVCSPVLWEDSVRYLVEQGVDTFVEIGSGTVLAGLIKKVDKNLRIISINSISALEALQVNE, encoded by the coding sequence ATGAGTAAAATAGCATTTGTTTTTCCGGGGCAAGGCGCACAAGCTGTCGGAATGGGCAAGGACGCCTATGATGCGTTTGATCGTTCCCGTGCGATTTTTGAACAAGCGGATGAGGCACTGGGCTTCTCATTAAGCCAGATTATTTTTGAAGGACCAGAAGATACACTTAAACAAACAGCGAATACACAACCTGCACTGCTTACCGTTAGCGTTTCGCTATTGGAAGCGTTGGAAGGCCGGGGTCTGAAGCCGGATTTTGTTGCTGGGCACAGTCTTGGGGAGTATAGCGCGCTTGTCGCTGCAGGAGTCCTATCCTTTGAAGATGCTGTTCGTACTGTCCGTGCTCGCGGTCAATTTATGGAGCAAGCTGTTCCTAGCGGCCAAGGCGCAATGGCAGCAGTGCTCGGCGCTGAACGCGATACGCTCGCAGCGCTTTGTGCGGCAATTACAGCTGAAGGCTCGGCTGTTGAGCTTGCAAATGTGAATTGTCCAGGTCAAATTGTGGTGTCAGGTACTGCAGCAGGTGTTGATGCTGTTGTCCAGCGCGGCAAAGAAGAGGCTGGAGCTAAGCGGGTTATTCCTCTTGAAGTAAGCGGTCCATTCCATTCATCCCTAATGAAGCCTGCAGCTGTAAATCTTCAAGCGACATTAGCTGATATAGCGATGAAGGATGCTAATGTTCCTATTGTGGCGAATGTCACTGCCAATGCGGTAACATCGGCGGATGAGATACGTGGTCTGCTCGTAGAACAGGTGTGCTCACCTGTCCTTTGGGAAGATAGCGTACGTTATTTAGTCGAGCAAGGCGTTGATACATTTGTGGAAATCGGGTCGGGAACGGTGCTTGCCGGCCTGATCAAAAAAGTCGACAAAAATCTACGCATCATCTCGATTAACAGCATCAGTGCGCTTGAAGCGCTGCAGGTGAATGAATAA
- the fapR gene encoding transcription factor FapR produces the protein MPKRQRHQQLARHIDENPFITDRELTRLLKVSIQTIRLDRMELGIPELRERLKLMAERSYDSVRSLALHEVIGDIVDLELDKSGISVFEIREEHVFSRTGIARGHHVFAQANSLAVAIIDDEIALTVTADIRFIRPVKLGEKCIAKAYVRSISGERSKAKVELFTYVGDEMVFQGNFVIYRSAGDTDAEGGDVRADRY, from the coding sequence ATGCCCAAACGGCAGCGGCATCAGCAGCTTGCCCGACACATTGATGAAAATCCTTTTATAACGGATCGGGAACTGACTAGGTTGCTCAAAGTAAGCATCCAGACGATACGCCTTGACCGGATGGAGCTTGGTATTCCAGAGCTTAGAGAACGTCTGAAGCTGATGGCAGAACGTTCATACGACTCCGTTCGATCGCTCGCATTGCACGAGGTGATTGGTGATATTGTCGATTTGGAATTGGACAAGAGCGGCATCTCGGTATTCGAGATTCGTGAAGAACATGTATTCTCCAGAACGGGCATTGCACGCGGTCATCACGTATTTGCACAAGCAAATTCACTTGCCGTTGCTATTATAGATGATGAAATTGCACTTACCGTAACAGCGGACATTAGATTCATTCGACCTGTTAAGCTTGGGGAGAAATGTATTGCCAAGGCTTATGTTCGTTCCATTTCGGGCGAGCGAAGCAAGGCGAAGGTAGAGCTGTTCACATATGTTGGAGACGAAATGGTGTTCCAGGGTAACTTTGTTATTTATCGGTCCGCGGGAGACACAGATGCTGAAGGAGGAGACGTACGTGCGGATCGCTATTGA
- a CDS encoding nucleotidyltransferase gives MRTVGLIVEYNPFHNGHLYHLQQSRKITQSDAVVAVMSGHFLQRGEPALLDKWARTRMALEGGCDLVIELPVAYATQAAEWFAYGAVSLLEATGVVDSFCFGTENGELEPLLQAAELITNEPPAFKALLKQLLQTGISYPNAYSSAITTYLSDQGYSSAANFPFALPNHTLALHYLLALKRLGGKMEPYTITREKAQYNQETATDSQIASATAIRKLLLEKRSLEEARAYVPESTTRILQQEWASGRCPISWEPFTNALLHAIVTRSSYELSNLHEMTEGLEHRILNALPKLPSRQFDDLLEALKTKRYTRTKLQRSLLAILLGHQKSDFTPDKLASGVEYIRVLGFTEKGKLLLRRMRNCAKLPVLQSAARAPKPFRYLELDTQASSVYSLGVPGIHAPQSLFRDFTERPVTIDS, from the coding sequence ATGCGCACCGTCGGGCTCATTGTCGAGTATAATCCATTTCACAACGGACATTTGTATCATTTGCAACAATCGCGCAAAATAACGCAATCTGACGCCGTCGTTGCCGTCATGAGCGGCCATTTCCTGCAACGCGGCGAGCCCGCCCTGCTGGATAAATGGGCTAGAACACGTATGGCGCTTGAAGGCGGCTGCGATCTTGTCATTGAATTGCCGGTTGCTTACGCAACACAAGCCGCAGAGTGGTTCGCCTATGGCGCTGTGTCCTTATTAGAGGCGACAGGCGTCGTTGACAGCTTCTGCTTCGGAACGGAAAACGGTGAGCTTGAGCCGCTGCTACAGGCAGCAGAGCTCATTACAAACGAGCCGCCAGCCTTTAAAGCCTTATTGAAGCAGCTGCTTCAAACGGGAATTAGTTATCCGAACGCGTACAGCAGCGCCATTACCACCTACTTATCGGATCAGGGCTATTCCTCTGCCGCTAATTTTCCATTTGCGCTTCCTAATCATACATTAGCGCTCCATTATTTGCTTGCGCTGAAACGGCTAGGCGGCAAAATGGAGCCGTACACTATCACTCGTGAGAAAGCGCAGTACAATCAAGAAACCGCAACCGACAGCCAAATCGCAAGCGCGACCGCAATCCGCAAGCTGCTGCTCGAGAAACGATCTCTTGAGGAAGCGCGCGCTTATGTACCGGAATCCACAACGCGAATCTTGCAGCAGGAATGGGCTAGCGGACGTTGCCCGATTAGCTGGGAGCCCTTTACGAATGCGCTGCTTCACGCGATTGTAACTCGCTCGTCATATGAACTTTCGAACCTGCATGAGATGACAGAAGGATTGGAGCATCGCATTTTGAATGCCCTTCCCAAGCTGCCCTCGCGCCAGTTCGATGACCTGCTAGAAGCTTTAAAAACGAAGCGCTATACGAGAACGAAGCTGCAGCGTTCACTTCTTGCTATTCTGCTTGGACATCAGAAATCTGATTTCACACCGGATAAGCTTGCTTCGGGTGTTGAATATATAAGAGTGCTTGGTTTTACGGAAAAAGGCAAGCTTTTATTGCGACGCATGCGAAATTGTGCCAAATTACCTGTGCTGCAAAGCGCTGCAAGAGCACCAAAGCCCTTCCGTTATTTGGAGCTTGATACACAAGCGAGCAGTGTCTATTCACTAGGCGTACCGGGCATTCATGCCCCTCAATCGTTATTCCGTGATTTTACGGAAAGACCTGTAACCATCGATTCCTAA
- the fabF gene encoding beta-ketoacyl-ACP synthase II — protein sequence MKQRVVVTGMGVITSLGSDLEEFWGNLLDGKSGVSVVEAFDFSEYPTRIAAEVKNFNPEDYGLDKKEARRMDRFVQFAAVASQLAVKDADLQIGTNADPERVGVMVGSGIGGLGTWEDQHNILLEKGPKRVSPFFIPMMIANMASGQVSMLTGAKGPNSTAVTACATGTHSIGDSFKLIQRGDADVMIAGGAEATIRPTGMAGFCSMRAMSVRNEEPEKASRPFDVDRDGFVMGEGAGVLVLESLEHAQARGAKIYAEVIGYGMSGDAHHMTEPDPDGAARCMVKAFKDAGIDPSEIDYINAHGTSTPVGDRSETKAIKKALGDHAYKVAVSSTKSMTGHLLGAAGGVEAVILGLTIKSGIIAPTINLDNQDPECDLDYVPNKPREANVRIALSNSFGFGGHNASIVMKVYEA from the coding sequence ATGAAACAAAGAGTTGTTGTTACGGGTATGGGGGTTATTACCTCACTCGGTTCCGATTTGGAAGAGTTCTGGGGTAACTTGCTGGACGGAAAATCAGGTGTATCGGTTGTTGAAGCTTTCGATTTCTCTGAGTATCCGACGCGCATTGCCGCAGAAGTTAAAAATTTCAATCCCGAAGATTACGGTTTAGATAAAAAAGAAGCACGCAGAATGGATCGTTTCGTACAATTCGCTGCAGTAGCTAGTCAATTGGCAGTTAAAGATGCTGATTTGCAAATTGGTACAAATGCTGACCCTGAGCGTGTTGGCGTTATGGTCGGTTCCGGTATCGGCGGACTTGGCACTTGGGAAGACCAGCACAATATTTTGCTGGAGAAAGGCCCTAAGCGTGTCAGCCCTTTCTTTATTCCGATGATGATCGCGAACATGGCTTCTGGACAAGTATCCATGCTTACTGGTGCGAAAGGTCCAAATAGTACGGCAGTAACCGCTTGTGCTACGGGCACTCATTCCATCGGCGATTCTTTCAAATTGATTCAACGCGGCGACGCTGACGTGATGATTGCTGGCGGAGCAGAAGCGACGATCAGACCGACCGGCATGGCAGGCTTCTGCTCGATGCGTGCGATGTCCGTTCGCAATGAAGAGCCTGAAAAAGCAAGTCGTCCGTTCGACGTTGACCGTGATGGTTTCGTAATGGGCGAAGGCGCTGGTGTACTCGTGCTTGAATCACTTGAGCATGCGCAGGCACGCGGTGCAAAAATTTATGCTGAGGTTATTGGTTACGGTATGAGTGGTGACGCTCATCACATGACTGAGCCAGATCCAGATGGTGCAGCTCGCTGCATGGTGAAAGCATTCAAGGATGCTGGAATTGATCCTTCTGAGATCGACTACATCAATGCGCACGGCACTTCGACACCTGTCGGTGATCGCTCAGAGACAAAAGCGATCAAAAAAGCGCTCGGCGACCATGCTTATAAAGTAGCGGTCAGCTCAACAAAATCGATGACAGGTCATTTGCTAGGTGCTGCTGGCGGCGTTGAAGCCGTAATTCTCGGCTTGACTATCAAAAGCGGAATCATCGCTCCGACTATTAATTTAGACAATCAAGACCCGGAGTGTGATCTTGATTATGTACCTAATAAACCGCGTGAAGCGAATGTAAGGATAGCATTGTCCAACTCATTTGGCTTCGGCGGTCACAACGCATCGATCGTGATGAAAGTTTATGAAGCGTGA
- the fabG gene encoding 3-oxoacyl-[acyl-carrier-protein] reductase: MFASLEGKKALVTGASRGIGRSIAIALAEAGADVAINYSGSEAAAAETAQAVEALGRRAIVIKANVGKVDEFDAMVKEVIEQFGAVDILVNNAGITRDNLIMRMKEDEFDQVIETNLKGVFNGIKAVTRSMMKQRSGRIINISSVVGVLGNPGQANYVAAKAGVIGLTKASARELASRGITVNCVAPGFIQTEMTDKLPEEMRQSLSGQIPLARLGDPSDIANAVRFLASDASAYMTGQTIHVDGGMYM; encoded by the coding sequence ATGTTTGCTAGCTTGGAAGGAAAAAAAGCACTCGTAACAGGTGCATCGCGGGGCATTGGCAGATCGATTGCTATTGCCCTCGCCGAGGCAGGCGCGGATGTTGCCATTAACTACTCAGGCAGCGAAGCGGCAGCAGCTGAAACGGCGCAAGCTGTAGAAGCACTCGGTAGACGCGCTATTGTTATAAAAGCTAATGTTGGCAAAGTAGATGAATTTGACGCGATGGTCAAGGAAGTCATCGAGCAATTCGGAGCGGTTGACATATTAGTGAATAATGCGGGCATTACAAGAGATAATTTAATCATGCGTATGAAGGAAGACGAGTTTGACCAAGTCATTGAAACCAACTTAAAAGGGGTTTTCAACGGCATTAAAGCGGTCACTCGCTCTATGATGAAACAACGCTCCGGCCGAATCATCAACATTTCTTCTGTTGTTGGTGTGCTCGGAAACCCTGGGCAGGCTAACTATGTTGCAGCCAAAGCTGGTGTCATTGGTCTTACTAAGGCTAGTGCCCGCGAGCTTGCGTCACGCGGCATTACAGTTAACTGTGTAGCCCCAGGATTTATTCAAACCGAAATGACGGACAAGCTGCCGGAAGAAATGCGCCAATCTTTATCTGGCCAAATTCCGCTTGCCCGTCTCGGTGATCCGAGCGACATCGCAAACGCAGTCCGTTTTCTTGCTTCGGATGCTTCAGCCTATATGACTGGACAGACGATTCATGTGGACGGCGGCATGTATATGTAA
- a CDS encoding DUF177 domain-containing protein, with amino-acid sequence MQFHIQETMSKGLKTTIDEQLDVSDLFKGRQDVYRTGPLHVSLQVTGHEEFIEVDGKLAIDLELACSRCLEPVKDHTVIRFSEVFKRATSDEDRDEDMEEEESDFIEVNADRLDLKPYVEEALQLFMPFAPLCSNDCKGLCQTCGQNLNEHKCSCSTEKVDIRFAALKDLFKE; translated from the coding sequence ATGCAGTTTCATATTCAAGAAACAATGTCCAAAGGGTTGAAAACTACAATCGACGAACAGCTCGATGTTAGTGACCTTTTTAAAGGACGCCAAGATGTTTATCGTACGGGACCTCTCCATGTATCGCTTCAGGTAACTGGGCACGAAGAGTTTATCGAAGTGGATGGCAAGCTTGCCATCGATCTCGAGCTTGCCTGCTCACGCTGCCTTGAACCGGTAAAGGATCATACGGTTATTCGATTCTCTGAAGTATTTAAGCGGGCTACGTCTGACGAAGACCGTGATGAGGATATGGAAGAGGAAGAGAGTGATTTCATTGAAGTAAATGCGGACAGACTGGACTTGAAGCCTTATGTGGAAGAAGCACTTCAACTGTTCATGCCTTTTGCACCGCTTTGCAGCAATGATTGTAAAGGTCTCTGTCAGACTTGCGGACAGAACTTAAATGAGCACAAATGCAGCTGCTCCACGGAGAAGGTTGATATCCGTTTTGCAGCGCTAAAGGATCTATTTAAGGAATAA
- the rpmF gene encoding 50S ribosomal protein L32, translating into MAVPQRRTSKTRRDKRRTHFKLAVPGMVKCEQCGELKLAHHVCKVCGYYKTKEIISQ; encoded by the coding sequence ATGGCAGTACCTCAGCGTAGAACATCCAAGACTCGCCGTGATAAACGTCGTACGCATTTCAAACTTGCAGTACCGGGCATGGTGAAGTGTGAGCAATGCGGCGAGCTGAAATTGGCTCACCACGTATGCAAAGTTTGTGGATATTACAAAACAAAAGAGATCATTTCCCAATAA
- a CDS encoding acyl carrier protein — MSEVVDRVKRIVIDRLGVDEAEVTLEASFKDDLGADSLDVVELVMELEDEFDMEISDEDAETITTVGEVVKYIQSHT; from the coding sequence ATGTCCGAAGTAGTAGATCGCGTAAAACGTATCGTCATCGACCGACTAGGCGTAGACGAAGCGGAAGTTACACTTGAAGCTTCATTTAAAGATGACCTCGGCGCTGACTCTCTTGATGTCGTTGAATTGGTCATGGAGCTAGAAGACGAGTTTGATATGGAAATTTCTGATGAAGATGCTGAGACTATCACCACTGTGGGAGAAGTAGTTAAATACATACAATCTCATACGTAA
- a CDS encoding S16 family serine protease, which produces MQKQRSDFRRIATIAVSTAALMWVLLYAPTPYVVYEPGIAVPVKPMVTIEKGDALGKGDFLLTAVKMTEPNFLRTIQSMWNSNMDVHLKRDVLQGYTKEEYAQRLSIIMQGSQNNAIEAAYHYAGLPYASKLNSVVITEVNPIDHPLKSSFKAGDKLLGIHGEKPPSSLADLFETLRGYDKQQNVLFDVERKGQQLQVSYSSDTLKTVSTNEQLLSVLGIVNLTEQRGLDPSDHNNRISIKVGDIGGPSAGLVFALQSLDLLTNDDLSGGHRIAATGTITPLGEVGAIGGIKQKVVIASEEGAELFLVPSDNYKDAEAKAKALNASMKVVSVSTLKEAVEQVKVYLAGKER; this is translated from the coding sequence TTGCAAAAACAACGATCAGATTTTCGCAGAATAGCAACGATCGCTGTATCGACAGCGGCTTTGATGTGGGTATTGTTATATGCTCCAACGCCCTATGTTGTTTATGAGCCGGGGATTGCTGTACCTGTTAAACCGATGGTAACGATTGAAAAGGGAGATGCTTTAGGAAAAGGCGACTTTTTGCTGACAGCAGTGAAAATGACGGAGCCTAATTTCTTGCGGACTATTCAATCGATGTGGAATTCGAATATGGATGTGCATCTCAAACGAGATGTGCTGCAAGGATACACAAAAGAAGAGTATGCACAAAGGCTAAGCATCATCATGCAGGGCTCGCAAAACAATGCGATTGAAGCTGCTTATCATTACGCAGGTTTACCCTATGCAAGCAAGCTGAACAGCGTTGTTATTACGGAAGTAAATCCTATCGATCACCCTTTGAAAAGTTCATTCAAAGCAGGAGATAAGCTTTTAGGCATTCATGGCGAAAAACCGCCGAGCAGCTTGGCAGATTTGTTTGAGACGCTGAGAGGGTATGATAAGCAGCAAAACGTTTTATTTGATGTGGAGCGCAAAGGGCAGCAACTACAGGTCTCTTACTCATCGGATACATTAAAAACTGTCTCGACTAACGAGCAGCTCTTGAGTGTTCTGGGCATCGTAAACTTGACGGAACAACGCGGCTTGGACCCATCGGATCACAATAACCGTATCAGTATAAAAGTAGGCGATATTGGGGGGCCATCGGCCGGTCTTGTTTTTGCTTTGCAATCCCTGGACCTGCTAACGAACGATGATTTGTCGGGAGGTCATCGCATTGCGGCGACAGGCACGATTACTCCACTCGGAGAGGTCGGAGCTATCGGCGGAATAAAGCAAAAAGTTGTCATTGCAAGCGAGGAAGGCGCGGAGCTGTTTCTTGTTCCTTCTGATAACTATAAGGATGCCGAGGCGAAAGCAAAAGCGCTTAACGCCTCGATGAAGGTGGTCAGCGTAAGTACGCTGAAGGAAGCTGTGGAGCAAGTAAAAGTTTATCTCGCTGGGAAAGAAAGGTAA
- a CDS encoding beta-ketoacyl-ACP synthase III, translating into MGLHPVGIIGTGKYVPERILSNKELEAMVETNDEWIVTRTGIKERRLASAEEATSDLALHASREAIAAAGLTPEDIDLIIVATITPDMFFPSTACLLQDKLGAKQAAAFDLSAACSGFIYGLATGTSMIASGMYKHVLVVGAETLSRITDYTDRNTCILFGDGAGAVVLGPVEEGRGFQSFVLGADGSGGDLLKVHGGGSRVPASEESIQSKQHFIHMAGNDVFKFAVRIMGSVAEEALQKAGLNKEDIDLLIPHQANIRIIQSALNRLSLSEDKAMVNLDKYGNMSSASIPVALAEAVEQGRVSEGDRLVLVGFGGGLTWGASVLVW; encoded by the coding sequence ATGGGTTTACATCCTGTCGGAATAATTGGTACTGGTAAATACGTGCCAGAACGTATTTTATCGAACAAAGAGCTAGAAGCAATGGTTGAAACAAATGATGAATGGATTGTTACTCGCACAGGCATTAAAGAACGCCGCCTAGCATCTGCAGAAGAAGCAACATCCGATCTTGCCCTGCATGCATCGCGTGAAGCGATTGCCGCTGCTGGCCTTACGCCAGAAGATATCGATCTTATTATTGTTGCTACAATTACGCCTGATATGTTTTTCCCTTCGACTGCCTGCTTGCTTCAAGATAAGCTGGGAGCAAAGCAAGCGGCTGCGTTCGATTTGTCGGCTGCTTGCTCCGGATTTATATATGGACTAGCGACAGGAACGAGTATGATCGCCAGCGGCATGTACAAGCATGTGCTTGTTGTAGGCGCTGAGACACTATCACGTATTACTGATTACACGGATCGCAACACATGCATTTTGTTTGGTGACGGTGCTGGCGCAGTTGTGCTTGGACCGGTTGAAGAAGGCCGCGGCTTCCAATCGTTTGTGCTTGGCGCAGACGGAAGCGGTGGAGACTTGCTGAAGGTTCATGGAGGCGGATCACGCGTTCCAGCATCGGAAGAAAGCATCCAGTCGAAGCAGCATTTCATTCATATGGCTGGCAATGATGTATTCAAGTTTGCGGTTAGAATTATGGGCAGCGTGGCTGAAGAGGCTTTGCAGAAAGCTGGCCTAAACAAAGAAGATATTGATCTTCTTATTCCTCATCAAGCGAATATTCGGATTATCCAGTCCGCTTTAAACAGACTAAGCTTGTCGGAAGATAAAGCGATGGTTAATTTGGACAAATACGGTAATATGTCATCGGCATCCATTCCAGTTGCACTGGCTGAAGCCGTTGAGCAGGGTCGTGTGAGTGAAGGAGACCGCCTTGTGCTTGTAGGTTTTGGCGGCGGCTTGACATGGGGAGCTTCGGTTCTGGTATGGTAG
- the plsX gene encoding phosphate acyltransferase PlsX has protein sequence MRIAIDAMGGDNAPSLIVQGALDAAAQWPDTELLLVGETSVIEPLMKGQKPANITICHADEVIGPDDEPVKAVRRKKGASMVVAGQLVREKQADAMLSAGNTGALMATGLLVVGRMDGIERPALAPMMPTMDDVGILTLDLGANMDAKPEHLLQYAIMGSIYRAKVHGLEKPRVGLLNVGTEAMKGNEMAKAAYALLEQAPVNFIGNVEARDVLNRNCDVLVCDGFAGNIMLKAMEGAAGTIFDSLKDAFGQTLLTKLAAAIMLPKLRVLKKRMDYKEHGGAPLLGLNGLVVKCHGSSDALAVKNAVRQARSAIQGQLIETIASEINGK, from the coding sequence GTGCGGATCGCTATTGATGCTATGGGGGGAGACAACGCCCCTAGCTTAATTGTGCAAGGAGCGCTTGACGCGGCGGCGCAGTGGCCCGATACAGAGCTGCTGCTCGTTGGTGAAACGTCTGTTATTGAACCGCTCATGAAAGGGCAGAAGCCCGCTAATATAACCATTTGCCATGCTGATGAGGTCATTGGTCCAGATGATGAGCCTGTTAAAGCGGTACGCCGCAAAAAAGGAGCATCCATGGTCGTTGCTGGACAGCTCGTTCGTGAAAAGCAGGCAGATGCTATGCTGTCAGCAGGCAATACTGGCGCTTTGATGGCGACTGGACTTCTTGTCGTCGGTCGAATGGATGGAATCGAACGGCCCGCGCTCGCTCCTATGATGCCTACGATGGATGATGTCGGCATTCTTACGCTTGATTTGGGAGCGAATATGGATGCAAAGCCGGAGCATCTGCTGCAATATGCAATTATGGGAAGCATTTATCGTGCAAAGGTTCACGGACTGGAGAAGCCGAGAGTTGGGCTTCTGAACGTGGGAACTGAAGCGATGAAGGGCAATGAGATGGCTAAAGCGGCTTACGCTTTGCTTGAGCAAGCTCCAGTGAATTTTATCGGCAACGTTGAAGCAAGAGATGTTCTAAATCGAAATTGCGATGTCCTTGTTTGCGACGGCTTTGCCGGCAATATTATGCTGAAGGCAATGGAAGGCGCTGCGGGTACGATTTTTGATTCGCTTAAGGACGCTTTCGGTCAAACGCTGTTAACGAAGCTTGCTGCGGCTATCATGCTTCCTAAGCTGCGTGTGCTTAAGAAGAGAATGGACTATAAGGAGCATGGTGGTGCACCTTTGCTTGGACTGAATGGCCTTGTAGTAAAATGCCACGGCTCCTCGGATGCCCTTGCTGTGAAAAATGCCGTAAGACAGGCTCGCAGCGCCATTCAAGGACAATTGATTGAAACAATCGCATCAGAAATCAACGGGAAGTGA